Below is a genomic region from Spartinivicinus marinus.
TTATAGAGCATATGTGCCATATCAGCAGTGAATTCTTCGCTTATTAGAGCTTTTGCTGCTGTAGATGCACTTTCTAAATTGCTGCCTTTTAGCTTATCAGCTAGTTCAGTTAGTTTATCTATCGTTTGAAAATTTTCTTTCAGCTTATTTCGCTGAGCTTTATATTCGCTTAGCTGATTTCTAGCAGCAATACTATTTTTAAGTAAGTTCTCTCGTTCCTGTTGGTTATTGGACTTAGCTTTTTCAGGTGTTAAGACGACGACTGTTAATGTATCCAAATCTTTTCGGTCTTTTTTTAGCAGTGCAATTAAATCGCTAAGCTCTTTTTCTCCTTCTGTACTTACCTTGCCGTCAGGCGTTGTCACTCGTATATTGATAGGCTCGCCATGTTTGCGAATATAAATTTGTCGTTTAACATGGGATGTGTTGAATTCAGGAGGAATTTCTCCCTTCTCCATATGGATGGTATAGGTTCTCTCAACATTAAATGAGGTGTCATTTGACATCAGCACCTCTTTTTCTCCTGGTGCACCACTAATCCCTTCAATATGAGCACCAAGGCTCTTGGCATTATTAATTTGAAAAATGGCTCCTTTTTGTAGATAACCATGAGCGACATTGGCATCGTGGGTGGTGCTCATAAAGCCTGGGAATTTAAACCCAGTCCCTTTTTCGATAGCCGCATTGGCAACATCAACTTGGGCACCATGCCAAGCTTTACCTGAATATTGCTCAAACATGGGAGATTCAACTGCCGTGGTTAAAACATCCACCACTTTATTGTATTCAGCTCTTGCCGCTTCCCGTTCAGCTGATGTGTTATATTGGTTTCTTTTTAATAGTGCCTTCAAACGTGCTTGGTTTTCCTCTGCATCTTTGGGTGGGGCAAAGTCGCCGTATCCTGGGTTAATCACATTGGCGCCATTTTCGGTATAAAACCGTGATACTCCCATAAGCATGCCTTTCATCAGAGTGTCTTGGTTGTGTGTGTTATCTCCAAGGGCATCAAGAATGGCTTGTTGGCGTGCCTCGGGTGTCGTCTTATCTTGTGCAACATCCAAGAGATAATTGAAAGCATCTTTCGAACTACCTAGGGATTCAAACTGAAATTGATCCGTTATTTGGTTGGTTTGAGGCACAGTCAGGAATGTCTCCCATATGGCGTTACGTTCGTTATAGTGGAAAACATTACTAATTGAGCTTGCTTGGGTAGACTCAGCCAGAATTGATGCAGAGGTTTGAAGTAAATTTTCTCGATCTTCTGGTGCTAAATCATTTAACCAGGCTGTTACGACTTTATCTTTTTCTGTGTTGAGAAAAGGTTCTCCTGATGCTGCTTTTTCAGGCCGAGGAAGCACTTTATGCTCGACATAATTGAAAAGCTTCAAGTTATCCATATTGAGTGGTGCATATTTTATTTTCTCGTCAGCTAAGCCAACAGTATCTTTAGGTTCTTGAGCGTTCTTAATAGCGACATTCAACGTTTTTAGATAACCATCAGAAGCATAGTGTCCAGGATAAGCACTATTATCGGTTTTTCCCGTCAGCGCTTGGTTGAATTCTGGTCGGCTTACTTTAACGGCTTCTTGGGCGGGAAGATGGATCTCTTGTCCATTTAACGTAATGGTTTTTGCCGGTTGAGCTGGCAAGTCAATATCCTCAGTGAGTAAGTCTTCGTAGGCTTTTAGCCAGTCACCATTTTCCCGTGCTTTCCAGGCCATTTTCGCATCTGTGTCGACGACAGCCTGGCCTTTGTCTTGATGCTCCATCGCATAGGCATCAAAAGCCCCCATTATTTCAGTGAAGCTGTGATCACGCGGTTGAATCATCCAACCTAATAACATCAGTCTGAACGGCTGCGCTTCTTCGGGTGGTAGTTTTAACAATCTGGCGACCTCATACATGTATGAGGTAGTACTGGATGGACCGGCGAACATGGGGAGTTTCTTATCCATATTCTGCTGACGCCAGTTCACTGAGACTTCAGGCTGGTCGTTGCCTACGGTTTTCATTGCCTTGTCATTGATAACAAAGCCACCATAACCAGACTCATGACTATCTCTTTCTTTAAGTGAGGCAGCCTCACTTTGATAAGGGGCAGGTTTCATCGTTTCCTGCATTCCTTTAAAACCAAAGCCTGTTCCTTTATGGGGGTCAGTACCAAACCTTTCCCCAATAAAGTCCTGGTCTGTTTTTTGGTCTACTAATGCAGATGCTTTCCAGTCGGCATACTTTAGCCAAGCCCAGCCATGAGGTTGTGTAGTGATTGGTTTTGCCATTTTGGGCTGATCACCCGCCTCATGGTTTTGGAAGATATCCAATCGTTCGTTAGCTTCCTTTTGTTGTAATAGTGTTTGATTGACAGAGTCACCCAATCCTTTCAGAAGGTTTGGGTCTCGAAAAGTGCGCATATGATGGTAGGCTAATGTGGTGAGTACGCGGGAATTAGCTTTTCCCTCTGAAAGTACCGCATTCATTTGCTTAGCCCACTCAGTGTCGTTTTCGCTCCATCCTTCAAGAAAGCCTATGCCAGCATCCAGGCTAGTTTTAGCAACATTAACTTTTAAGCCTTTTTCTTGAGCTGTCGACAGGTTTTCTAATACCCGACGGAGGAAGGATTTTGACATATACTCGACTGCTGGATGCTCAAGTAAGTCATTTCCTAAATGATTAAATTCAAATGCCTGGTTGGCCTCAGCCACTTTTTCAACTGACTCTGCAACCATTTTTTCCTTATGAGATGGGCTAGCTTCAGGAAATAATCGTTCAACATTATCTCGAATATTATTTTCAATGTTGCCTTCATATTGAGCCACACGTAAAACTGCTTTATTGAACTCTTGTTCAACTTGTTGTAAGGGAGGGGTGATAGCAGACTGTTGATTGAGTGGCTGTTGGTGACTCACTAAAGGGACAGCTGCCGTCGAAACTTGCGTCAGGTTTCCTGCGCCGGGTGCAGTTGTTATTTGGGGCTGTGTAATACTTGTAATGGTCGGGTTAGGTTGACCATGAGTTATTGCTGAATTAAACATAATCTACCCTTTTTTAGTTATTAATGACGGCTTCAAATAAGGCATTTCGCAGACTGATTGAGTGCTTCCAAAATTCTTCTAGATTTTCTGAAAGCACCGAACTGTCGGGTAGAGATGTTGAAAGCACGATGGTGGCATTGTCTGCTGCTAATGAAAAAGAAGCGATGCCGATAGCATCAGGGTGGTTGTTCAGCATTAATAACTTGTTGTGTAGTTGCTGCTTATTATCTGGTTGATCTGCGGGAGGAAGTGGAAAAAGAATAGCTAAGCGATTAGGGTAATGAATGATAGTGGCATAGTGTTGTCCATCTTCAGAATTTAAGTTGCATTCATTATTTAATAACTGCCATTGACCGCCAGAAATTTCTGCAAGCCATACATTAATAATTTCTTCTTTATTCATATTTAAAGCCGACACTAAGAGTTGGGTGTATAGTAAGCATTAGGTTTATATCAGTTTAAGAATATATAGGTTGCAGTATTTTTTTTTAATGTTTCGCAGCTTTTTTTTATGTTTCACGCTTTTTTATATGCAAGTTTCTATCATTGATATTCATTGCGACAGCTTTGAAGGGTTGTTAGACGAAATTAAAAATTTTGATTAATGTCGGAATTTAATGGATTAAATATATTTTATATGGATTTTTTTTTGGGGCCAAAAATTAGAAGACTATTTAAAATAGTAGCTTACTATTAATATTATTTGACTGCTTTGTTTTTGCATCTTATATACTCCGATGCTAATAAAGTCTGGCCAGATTCAATATCGGAAAACTTGCTGTTTCAGTTAAAGTTATAGCTTATCAGGTTATGTTGTCACTTTGTAAAAGCTGGTGAACATGAAAACTTCAAGCAATGCATTGTTTAATATTACTTCTATAAGTACTGAAGGCCAAGAAATTGTGGTTTCTACTAATCATCAGTTTAGTGATTACTTGGCTCAGTACCCGGATGAATTACCTCAATTAGAAGCGCAACAGTTTACTGAAACAAGTGGAGTAGATGATAGTCTTAACTGTCACTGTTATGCTGTTCGTCTTAATTCTGGATATGACGGGCCGGCAGATCTTTTGGCTCTTTATATGGATGCCCAGGAGGCACATAGTGCTGTTATTGAATGGTTTGCATGTATGGACTACACCGCTACCAATCTAGATCAGGAGCCTGACCCATTTAAACGTAACCCAAGAAAAGAAAAAATTATTGTATTTGGCATAACACCACAGGGGGCGAGAGACATTTTAGCCAGTAATAAGCGCATAAGTGATGAGCTTAAGAGTACTCTTGCGACAGTAGTGAAGTTTAATGATGGTGTTGTTTATCCAACTCACTCAATTTGCCAAAAAATAAATGGTTCGTGGGAATCTAAGATGGGGTCGGGGCCAGTTATTGAAATTGGTGATCCTAAACTCTTAGGCGGTGGAGTATATGGAGAAGCTTGCTTTGTATTTGAGAAGAAAAGGTTTATTACCAGTTGAATAAGGCTGACAAGTTAAATTTAGCTAACTATAAAGAGACCGTTGATAACTTAATTGCAGATGGGAGAGTTTCCAGAGGTAAAGCCTATGTGCAAACTGAGGAGCAATATA
It encodes:
- a CDS encoding ADP-ribosyltransferase translates to MFNSAITHGQPNPTITSITQPQITTAPGAGNLTQVSTAAVPLVSHQQPLNQQSAITPPLQQVEQEFNKAVLRVAQYEGNIENNIRDNVERLFPEASPSHKEKMVAESVEKVAEANQAFEFNHLGNDLLEHPAVEYMSKSFLRRVLENLSTAQEKGLKVNVAKTSLDAGIGFLEGWSENDTEWAKQMNAVLSEGKANSRVLTTLAYHHMRTFRDPNLLKGLGDSVNQTLLQQKEANERLDIFQNHEAGDQPKMAKPITTQPHGWAWLKYADWKASALVDQKTDQDFIGERFGTDPHKGTGFGFKGMQETMKPAPYQSEAASLKERDSHESGYGGFVINDKAMKTVGNDQPEVSVNWRQQNMDKKLPMFAGPSSTTSYMYEVARLLKLPPEEAQPFRLMLLGWMIQPRDHSFTEIMGAFDAYAMEHQDKGQAVVDTDAKMAWKARENGDWLKAYEDLLTEDIDLPAQPAKTITLNGQEIHLPAQEAVKVSRPEFNQALTGKTDNSAYPGHYASDGYLKTLNVAIKNAQEPKDTVGLADEKIKYAPLNMDNLKLFNYVEHKVLPRPEKAASGEPFLNTEKDKVVTAWLNDLAPEDRENLLQTSASILAESTQASSISNVFHYNERNAIWETFLTVPQTNQITDQFQFESLGSSKDAFNYLLDVAQDKTTPEARQQAILDALGDNTHNQDTLMKGMLMGVSRFYTENGANVINPGYGDFAPPKDAEENQARLKALLKRNQYNTSAEREAARAEYNKVVDVLTTAVESPMFEQYSGKAWHGAQVDVANAAIEKGTGFKFPGFMSTTHDANVAHGYLQKGAIFQINNAKSLGAHIEGISGAPGEKEVLMSNDTSFNVERTYTIHMEKGEIPPEFNTSHVKRQIYIRKHGEPINIRVTTPDGKVSTEGEKELSDLIALLKKDRKDLDTLTVVVLTPEKAKSNNQQERENLLKNSIAARNQLSEYKAQRNKLKENFQTIDKLTELADKLKGSNLESASTAAKALISEEFTADMAHMLYNRHSSKESQQLKLIANHDYINLLTAAIKDGKIDAKHALDVLTENDKKFSTNQPGYLFQIAEFAKNDPKWANSVADLITNINDNLKAAGNKESDITVRMALLAQNSYRENSTGWQKLRNKFSNVFQGGQGDRDFYSKIFGNGKEKNLTPGAMVIASKLQAKELLPTAKEVKNTISPHRLSDFDRATDNADNFIKKNHHLITNAEYRAAKSSNILTSNIKRSNIDKIIVNELNKIDRNERSTKVDNQISKFERELSNQIRDIWDKTIKERKRKLSSSEAEFLNTNMPQSLIDEYISKAKSHPDFANLMKSQALHNHEGIQPEEIKIKPGAFDKLETEIAKLAKDSITSRVESLSDKVIKQAKSDYTDFKHKQEQQRQQQLEEQKRVQRARAASQTTSSRSSRPTSQPTSSFGGSSASKYSSPSTPKSSTTTSSVTNTSSSTSTPAPKPSNGPKDMLHPMRAELMKK
- a CDS encoding type III secretion system chaperone; this encodes MNKEEIINVWLAEISGGQWQLLNNECNLNSEDGQHYATIIHYPNRLAILFPLPPADQPDNKQQLHNKLLMLNNHPDAIGIASFSLAADNATIVLSTSLPDSSVLSENLEEFWKHSISLRNALFEAVINN
- a CDS encoding DUF7689 domain-containing protein produces the protein MKTSSNALFNITSISTEGQEIVVSTNHQFSDYLAQYPDELPQLEAQQFTETSGVDDSLNCHCYAVRLNSGYDGPADLLALYMDAQEAHSAVIEWFACMDYTATNLDQEPDPFKRNPRKEKIIVFGITPQGARDILASNKRISDELKSTLATVVKFNDGVVYPTHSICQKINGSWESKMGSGPVIEIGDPKLLGGGVYGEACFVFEKKRFITS